One Pectobacterium polaris DNA window includes the following coding sequences:
- the galE gene encoding UDP-glucose 4-epimerase GalE, protein MNVLVTGGSGYIGSHTCVQLLAAGHTPIILDNLCNSKASVVKTITRLTDKTPVFYQGDIRDSALLDDIFAEHSIDSVIHFAGLKAVGESVREPLSYYDNNVYGTLVLVEAMKKAGVKNLIFSSSATVYGDQPRTPYQESFPTGHPASPYGRSKLMVEQILQDLQHAEPEWSITLLRYFNPVGAHPSGEMGEDPQGVPNNLMPYIAQVAVGRRDSLAIFGNDYPTADGTGVRDYIHVVDLADGHIAAMNTLQNRAGVHIYNLGAGVGYSVLQVVEAFSQACGKPLAYHFAPRRQGDLPAYWADAERAAKDLNWRVTRSLQEMAQDTWRWQSNHPNGYDEE, encoded by the coding sequence ATGAACGTTCTTGTCACAGGTGGTAGCGGTTACATAGGAAGTCATACTTGCGTACAATTGCTGGCTGCCGGGCACACTCCCATCATTCTCGATAACTTGTGCAACAGCAAGGCTAGCGTCGTTAAAACCATTACGCGTTTAACCGATAAGACACCTGTTTTTTATCAGGGCGATATCCGCGACAGCGCACTGCTGGACGATATTTTCGCTGAGCATTCCATTGATTCCGTCATCCACTTTGCTGGCTTAAAAGCCGTGGGCGAATCAGTGCGTGAACCGCTGAGCTACTATGACAATAACGTCTACGGTACGCTCGTGCTGGTAGAGGCGATGAAGAAAGCAGGCGTGAAAAACCTGATTTTTAGCTCATCTGCTACCGTCTATGGCGATCAACCGCGTACGCCCTATCAGGAAAGTTTCCCCACAGGCCACCCTGCCAGCCCTTATGGCCGTAGCAAGCTGATGGTCGAGCAAATCCTGCAAGACTTACAGCATGCAGAACCGGAATGGAGTATTACGCTGTTGCGGTATTTCAACCCAGTTGGCGCCCATCCATCGGGTGAGATGGGTGAAGACCCGCAAGGTGTGCCCAATAACCTGATGCCTTACATCGCTCAGGTTGCTGTTGGGCGTCGCGATTCGCTGGCGATTTTCGGTAATGACTACCCTACCGCTGACGGCACTGGCGTGCGAGATTACATCCACGTCGTCGATCTGGCTGACGGTCATATCGCCGCCATGAACACCCTGCAAAATCGTGCTGGCGTGCATATCTATAATCTGGGCGCAGGCGTAGGCTACAGTGTATTGCAGGTCGTCGAAGCCTTTAGTCAGGCCTGTGGCAAACCGCTGGCTTACCATTTTGCCCCGCGTCGTCAGGGCGATCTGCCTGCTTATTGGGCAGATGCCGAGCGTGCGGCGAAAGATCTTAACTGGCGAGTCACACGCTCACTGCAAGAAATGGCGCAGGACACTTGGCGCTGGCAGTCCAATCACCCCAATGGGTACGACGAAGAATAA
- the modF gene encoding molybdate ABC transporter ATP-binding protein ModF, translating to MSLLKITQGLFRLSDTRMLRLDELTLEHNQCWAFVGANGSGKSALARALSGELPILRGERTTGFQRPVRLSFEQLQKLVSDEWQRNNTDLLSEGEDDTGRTTAEVIQDSLNDPARCQQLAHQFGIAHLLERRFKYLSTGETHKAMLCQALMSQPDLLILDEPFDGLDVASRQQLADELRKLAGAGYTLVLILNRFDDIPDFINHVGVLADCTLTRVGERETILSEALVAQLAFSEKLSGSSLPEPEDPQRYMTLPADEARIRLRNGVVQYNDRPILHELTWEVLPGQHWQIVGPNGAGKSTLLSLITGDHPQGYSNDLTLFGRKRGSGETIWDIKRHIGYVSSSFHLDYRVSTSVRNVILSGFFDSIGIYQAVSDRQRHLTEQWLTLLGLNGAIADTPFQSLSWGQQRLTLIARALVKHPALLILDEPLQGLDPLNRQLVRRWLDILIGEGETQLLFVSHHAEDAPTCITHRLTFVPHNDIYRYQIDALCK from the coding sequence ATGTCATTGTTAAAAATCACTCAGGGGTTGTTTCGTCTCAGCGACACCCGCATGCTGCGTCTGGACGAACTGACGCTCGAACACAACCAGTGCTGGGCCTTTGTCGGGGCCAACGGAAGTGGTAAATCTGCACTGGCGCGGGCGCTATCCGGCGAACTACCAATATTGCGTGGTGAACGAACAACGGGATTCCAACGCCCCGTTCGACTGTCGTTTGAACAATTACAAAAACTGGTTTCTGACGAGTGGCAGCGCAATAACACCGATCTGCTCAGTGAAGGTGAAGACGATACTGGCCGCACCACAGCAGAAGTGATTCAGGATAGCCTCAACGATCCTGCGCGTTGCCAACAGCTGGCACATCAGTTTGGTATTGCGCATTTGCTGGAGCGTCGCTTCAAGTACCTCTCTACGGGGGAAACCCATAAGGCGATGCTGTGTCAGGCGCTGATGTCTCAGCCCGACCTGCTGATTCTTGATGAACCTTTCGATGGGTTGGACGTTGCCTCCCGCCAGCAGCTTGCCGATGAGCTGAGAAAACTGGCAGGTGCCGGTTATACGCTGGTGCTTATTCTGAACCGCTTTGATGACATCCCTGACTTTATCAACCATGTCGGTGTGCTGGCAGACTGTACGCTGACCCGCGTCGGCGAACGTGAAACGATCCTCTCTGAAGCGCTGGTGGCTCAGCTCGCGTTTAGCGAAAAACTGTCGGGAAGTTCGCTGCCAGAACCGGAAGATCCGCAGCGGTATATGACGCTTCCCGCTGACGAGGCTCGCATTCGGCTGCGTAACGGCGTGGTGCAATACAACGATCGCCCTATTCTGCACGAACTAACGTGGGAAGTGTTGCCCGGTCAGCATTGGCAGATTGTTGGGCCAAATGGCGCGGGGAAATCGACGTTGCTCAGCCTGATTACGGGCGATCATCCGCAAGGCTACAGTAACGACCTCACGCTGTTTGGCCGTAAACGCGGCAGCGGTGAAACCATCTGGGACATCAAGCGCCACATCGGCTACGTCAGCAGCAGCTTCCATCTGGATTACCGCGTCAGCACCAGCGTGCGCAACGTTATCCTGTCAGGCTTTTTTGACTCTATTGGGATTTATCAGGCCGTTTCCGACCGTCAGCGCCACCTGACCGAACAATGGCTCACTCTGCTTGGGCTCAATGGCGCTATCGCCGACACCCCGTTTCAGTCGCTCTCCTGGGGCCAGCAGCGTCTAACGCTGATTGCCCGCGCGTTAGTCAAACACCCCGCCCTGCTCATTCTTGATGAACCGCTACAGGGGCTTGATCCGCTCAATCGCCAACTGGTACGCCGCTGGCTGGATATCCTGATTGGCGAGGGCGAAACGCAGCTGCTCTTTGTCTCGCATCACGCAGAAGACGCGCCCACGTGCATCACGCATCGGCTCACTTTCGTCCCGCACAACGACATCTACCGCTACCAGATTGACGCGTTATGTAAATAA
- the modE gene encoding molybdenum-dependent transcriptional regulator: MQAEILLTLKLQQRLFADPRRIELLKQIRHTGSISQGAKLAGISYKSAWDAINEMNQLAEQTIVERMTGGKGGGGAQITRYGERLLQLYDLLAQIQQKAFDILQEDGLPLDSLLAAIARFSLQTSARNQFFGTVLARGEEQVQQHLDILLADGKTTISALITQQSAERLQLQKGKEVLALIKAPWIDVYAATSNTPAVDNVLPGQIQAIQHGVENSELLITLAGGETLCAMVPNTLLEQQKLRHGSDVKACFNADRVIIATLC; encoded by the coding sequence ATGCAGGCTGAAATTCTTCTCACCCTGAAACTCCAACAGCGTTTATTCGCCGATCCGCGGCGCATTGAATTGCTTAAGCAAATTCGCCATACCGGTTCAATCAGTCAGGGAGCCAAGCTGGCGGGGATTAGCTATAAAAGCGCATGGGATGCCATCAATGAGATGAACCAGTTGGCCGAGCAGACCATTGTTGAACGCATGACTGGCGGCAAAGGCGGCGGCGGTGCTCAGATCACCCGCTACGGCGAACGCCTTCTCCAGCTGTACGATTTGCTCGCGCAGATTCAGCAAAAAGCCTTTGATATCTTGCAGGAAGACGGTCTGCCGTTAGATAGCCTGCTGGCAGCCATCGCGCGTTTCTCACTGCAAACCAGCGCCCGTAATCAGTTTTTTGGAACCGTGCTCGCACGCGGCGAAGAACAGGTGCAACAACATCTGGATATTTTACTCGCCGATGGTAAAACAACGATCAGCGCCCTGATTACGCAACAAAGCGCCGAGCGCCTGCAATTACAGAAAGGGAAAGAGGTGTTGGCACTGATTAAAGCACCGTGGATCGATGTGTACGCTGCCACATCCAACACGCCCGCCGTCGATAACGTCTTGCCTGGGCAAATTCAGGCCATTCAGCATGGTGTAGAAAACAGCGAGCTTCTGATTACGCTGGCGGGGGGAGAAACCCTGTGTGCCATGGTGCCGAATACCTTGCTTGAGCAGCAAAAGCTGCGACATGGATCGGATGTAAAGGCCTGCTTCAATGCCGACCGGGTTATCATCGCCACGCTTTGTTAA
- a CDS encoding AcrZ family multidrug efflux pump-associated protein, protein MLELLKSLLFAVAMVPVMMVVIMGSIYCLGEVFNVLSRIGHSDGQRAKNQH, encoded by the coding sequence ATGTTGGAGTTGTTGAAGAGCCTGCTGTTTGCAGTTGCCATGGTTCCTGTGATGATGGTGGTTATCATGGGTTCGATTTATTGCCTTGGCGAAGTGTTTAACGTGTTGTCCCGCATCGGTCATTCCGACGGTCAGCGCGCAAAGAATCAGCACTGA
- the modA gene encoding molybdate ABC transporter substrate-binding protein, whose product MKQQWLKWFAALTLSAGMALPAVAEDKVTVFAAASLTNALQEIATQYQKEKNVAVVASYASSSTLARQIEQGAPADLFISADQQWMDYAQDKNLMDTATRHTLLGNELVVIAPKASAQKEIKIDDKTDWKSLLKGGRLAVGDPDHVPAGIYAKEALQNLKAWDELSPLMARANNVRAAMALVEREEAPLGIVYGSDAVASDKVKVIGTFPATSHKPVEYPMAIVKEHKNAAVTGFYDYLKTPEAAAVFKRYGFAPR is encoded by the coding sequence ATGAAGCAGCAATGGTTGAAATGGTTTGCCGCACTGACCCTCAGTGCAGGAATGGCGTTGCCCGCAGTGGCAGAAGATAAAGTTACCGTGTTCGCCGCGGCATCACTAACGAATGCGCTGCAGGAAATCGCTACGCAATATCAGAAAGAGAAAAACGTCGCTGTCGTGGCGTCTTACGCATCATCCTCAACGCTGGCGCGCCAGATTGAGCAAGGTGCGCCTGCCGATCTGTTCATCTCCGCTGACCAACAGTGGATGGACTACGCGCAGGATAAAAACCTGATGGATACCGCTACGCGTCACACGCTGTTGGGCAATGAGCTGGTGGTGATTGCGCCGAAGGCGAGTGCGCAGAAAGAGATTAAGATTGACGATAAAACCGACTGGAAAAGCCTGCTGAAAGGCGGACGTCTGGCCGTTGGCGATCCGGATCACGTGCCTGCTGGGATCTATGCCAAAGAAGCCTTACAGAATCTGAAAGCCTGGGATGAACTCTCTCCACTGATGGCGCGCGCCAACAACGTACGTGCAGCCATGGCGCTGGTGGAACGTGAAGAAGCCCCACTGGGCATCGTTTACGGTTCTGACGCGGTTGCCAGCGACAAAGTTAAGGTCATCGGTACATTCCCAGCGACGAGCCACAAGCCTGTCGAATATCCGATGGCTATAGTTAAAGAGCATAAAAACGCGGCGGTTACCGGTTTTTATGACTACCTGAAAACGCCAGAAGCAGCAGCGGTATTTAAACGCTATGGCTTCGCGCCGCGTTAA
- the modB gene encoding molybdate ABC transporter permease subunit, which produces MMLSDYEWQAVELSLKVSVVAVACSLPFGILMAWILVRCRFPGKSLLDSIIHLPLVLPPVVIGYLLLVAMGRRGVIGSWLYDWFGFSFSFSWRGAALASAIVAFPLMVRAIRLSLDAVDKHLEQAARTLGASPWRVFFTITLPLSFPGIVVGTVLAFARSLGEFGATITFVSNIPGETRTIPLAMYTLIETPGAEADAARLCIIAIVLSLAALLASEWLTNWSRKRLGG; this is translated from the coding sequence ATGATGCTGAGTGATTACGAATGGCAGGCGGTTGAGCTGAGCCTCAAAGTTTCCGTTGTGGCTGTGGCGTGCAGCTTGCCGTTTGGGATACTGATGGCGTGGATTTTAGTGCGCTGTCGGTTCCCCGGCAAATCACTGCTGGATAGCATTATCCATTTACCACTGGTGTTGCCGCCAGTGGTTATTGGTTATCTGCTGCTGGTGGCAATGGGAAGACGCGGCGTAATCGGTTCCTGGCTCTATGACTGGTTCGGCTTCAGCTTTAGTTTTAGCTGGCGCGGTGCCGCATTAGCGTCGGCGATTGTCGCATTTCCGCTAATGGTTCGGGCGATCCGGCTGTCGCTGGATGCTGTCGATAAGCATCTGGAACAGGCTGCTCGAACACTGGGTGCCTCGCCGTGGCGCGTGTTTTTCACCATCACATTACCTCTCTCTTTTCCTGGGATTGTTGTTGGAACCGTATTGGCGTTTGCCCGTTCGCTTGGCGAATTTGGCGCGACCATTACGTTTGTTTCTAATATCCCTGGCGAAACCCGAACCATTCCACTGGCGATGTATACCCTGATTGAAACGCCCGGCGCGGAGGCTGATGCAGCAAGGCTGTGTATTATTGCCATCGTCTTGTCGCTGGCTGCGCTGTTAGCATCGGAATGGCTAACAAACTGGAGCCGCAAGCGGTTGGGGGGATAA
- the modC gene encoding molybdenum ABC transporter ATP-binding protein ModC — protein MLQLDFHQQLGSLELRVQSELPANGITAIFGVSGAGKTSLINAVVGLTRPDGGRIVLNEHVLVDTQQRVFLPPEKRRIGYVFQDARLFPHYRVRGNLRYGMAETMESQFDDIVQLLGIEPLLNRYPRKLSGGEKQRVAIGRALLTAPELLLMDEPLASLDLPRKRELLPYLERLAKEVNIPILYVSHSLEEIVRLADHVVVLDKGKVKAQGLLEEVWASSALRPWLPKDEQSSILSARVLAQHEHYAMTALALGDQQVWVGKVELPQDAALRIRVNAADVSLVLQPPEKSSIRNVLRASVEECIDVDEQVEVKLAVGQQTLWSRITPWARDDLALHPGQTIYAQIKSVSITA, from the coding sequence ATGCTGCAACTCGATTTTCATCAACAGCTGGGTAGTCTCGAACTTCGCGTTCAGTCTGAACTGCCTGCGAACGGCATTACCGCTATTTTCGGCGTATCCGGGGCAGGGAAAACCTCGCTGATCAACGCCGTTGTTGGCCTGACGCGCCCAGATGGCGGGCGGATTGTGCTCAATGAGCATGTACTGGTGGATACGCAGCAGCGTGTTTTTCTTCCACCGGAAAAGCGGCGAATCGGCTATGTGTTTCAGGATGCTCGCCTGTTTCCGCACTATCGCGTGCGCGGTAATCTGCGTTACGGCATGGCTGAGACAATGGAATCGCAGTTCGATGACATCGTCCAATTACTGGGTATCGAGCCGCTGCTGAATCGCTATCCACGGAAGCTGTCCGGTGGCGAAAAACAGCGTGTTGCGATTGGTCGGGCATTACTGACCGCACCGGAACTGCTGCTCATGGATGAACCGCTGGCGTCGCTGGATTTACCCAGAAAGCGCGAGCTGTTACCGTATTTGGAGCGTCTGGCGAAAGAAGTCAATATCCCGATCCTGTATGTCAGCCACAGTCTGGAAGAGATTGTCCGGTTAGCCGATCATGTCGTGGTGCTTGATAAAGGCAAAGTGAAAGCGCAGGGGCTGCTGGAAGAGGTGTGGGCCAGCAGCGCGCTACGCCCGTGGTTACCGAAAGACGAACAGAGCAGTATTCTGAGTGCGCGCGTGTTAGCTCAACATGAGCATTACGCGATGACGGCACTGGCATTAGGCGACCAGCAGGTGTGGGTAGGAAAAGTCGAACTCCCGCAGGACGCCGCGTTACGCATTCGCGTGAATGCTGCCGATGTCTCTCTGGTGCTACAGCCACCGGAAAAAAGCAGTATCCGTAATGTGCTGCGTGCCAGCGTGGAGGAGTGCATTGATGTCGACGAACAGGTTGAAGTGAAGCTTGCGGTCGGCCAGCAGACGCTGTGGTCCCGTATCACGCCGTGGGCTCGGGACGATCTCGCGCTTCATCCCGGTCAAACGATCTACGCGCAAATTAAAAGCGTGTCGATTACGGCGTAA
- a CDS encoding sugar phosphate isomerase/epimerase family protein — translation MPCMTLLRRAFAIPLLLMVSSGLALAERPAENQKIALQMYTLRSLNTLDEQFSMARDAGFKAVELVGTHDISASEMKGLLGKYQLKAMAAHVQFGELKSNMAEVVAFNKAIGNSMIIVPWLNVEDRPDSAEGWKRFGVEMNDLGRELKKQGMKLAYHNHNFEMKKYRGKTALEIMMDAAEPENLMLEMDVAWVSRGGQDPVRLLRQYKGRIYSIHAKDNTSIGIRDDEMNFAPPGEGILAWEEILPAASKAGVQWFVAEHDLPKDPQAIVSAAYQSLYEKLSKIKSK, via the coding sequence ATGCCTTGTATGACGTTATTGCGCCGTGCGTTCGCTATACCGCTATTGTTGATGGTTTCATCGGGGTTGGCGCTTGCCGAGCGTCCAGCAGAAAACCAAAAAATAGCGTTGCAGATGTATACGCTGCGCAGCCTGAATACGCTCGACGAGCAATTTTCCATGGCGCGAGACGCTGGATTTAAGGCGGTTGAGCTGGTAGGGACGCATGATATTAGTGCGTCAGAAATGAAGGGGTTATTAGGAAAGTATCAGTTGAAAGCCATGGCTGCGCATGTCCAGTTTGGTGAACTGAAAAGCAATATGGCTGAGGTTGTAGCCTTTAACAAAGCCATCGGCAACAGCATGATTATCGTGCCGTGGCTAAATGTTGAAGACCGACCTGATAGCGCAGAAGGCTGGAAGCGCTTTGGTGTGGAAATGAACGATCTTGGGCGTGAGTTGAAGAAGCAGGGCATGAAGCTGGCTTATCACAACCATAATTTCGAGATGAAGAAGTATCGCGGTAAAACAGCGCTGGAAATCATGATGGATGCTGCAGAGCCAGAGAACCTGATGCTGGAAATGGATGTTGCCTGGGTATCTCGTGGAGGACAGGATCCTGTGCGTCTCCTGCGCCAGTACAAAGGGCGTATTTATTCAATTCATGCGAAAGACAATACATCAATCGGCATCCGCGATGATGAAATGAACTTTGCCCCACCGGGTGAGGGCATTTTGGCGTGGGAAGAGATTCTCCCTGCTGCCTCTAAGGCGGGTGTGCAGTGGTTTGTTGCTGAACATGACTTGCCGAAAGATCCACAGGCCATTGTTTCCGCAGCTTACCAATCGCTGTATGAAAAACTGAGTAAGATAAAAAGTAAGTAA
- a CDS encoding LacI family DNA-binding transcriptional regulator: protein MSIQKIARIAGVSVATVSRVLNNIGTVKPQNRERVLNAIKSSNYQPNLLARQLRTARSQMLLVMVSNIANPFCADVVKGIEAEAEENGYRILLCNSGADIVRAHSSLQLLSGKMVDGVITMDAISTLSALQDIIGTAPWVQCAEHDDTSAISSVGIDNAEASRFVINHFIGKGRRRIAMINHDMNYLYAQQREKGYRDVIAENGFDYGKVEYASTLSYAGGKAAMNALLNDPERPDAVFVVSDTLAAGALSAICEAGLSAPQDIAVIGFDGSELGYITSPQLSTIQQPSAHIGREAVKLLLQQIDQPASETEKRLLEWTFVERASS, encoded by the coding sequence ATGTCGATTCAAAAAATAGCACGGATAGCTGGAGTCTCGGTTGCCACCGTTTCACGGGTGTTGAACAACATTGGTACCGTGAAGCCGCAAAACCGGGAACGTGTTCTCAATGCGATAAAAAGCAGCAACTATCAGCCGAACTTATTGGCCCGGCAGCTACGTACCGCACGCAGCCAGATGCTATTGGTCATGGTGTCCAACATTGCCAACCCCTTCTGCGCCGATGTCGTGAAAGGCATTGAGGCGGAAGCGGAAGAAAACGGCTATCGCATTCTTCTGTGCAATTCCGGTGCCGATATCGTTCGCGCCCACTCCAGCCTGCAACTGCTATCCGGTAAAATGGTCGATGGCGTGATCACCATGGATGCCATTTCAACGCTTTCTGCACTTCAGGACATTATTGGCACAGCGCCTTGGGTGCAGTGCGCCGAGCATGACGATACGTCTGCCATTTCATCCGTTGGTATTGATAACGCCGAAGCATCCCGTTTCGTGATTAATCACTTTATTGGCAAAGGCCGCCGCCGTATCGCCATGATTAACCACGACATGAATTACCTCTACGCCCAGCAGCGGGAGAAAGGGTATCGCGACGTTATCGCGGAGAATGGGTTTGATTACGGCAAAGTCGAATACGCCAGCACCCTGAGCTACGCAGGCGGAAAAGCCGCCATGAACGCGCTACTTAACGATCCAGAGCGGCCAGATGCCGTCTTTGTGGTGTCCGATACGTTGGCTGCGGGTGCACTGTCGGCAATCTGTGAGGCGGGGCTGAGTGCGCCGCAGGATATTGCGGTGATCGGCTTCGATGGCTCGGAGCTGGGTTACATCACTTCACCTCAGCTCAGCACGATTCAACAGCCGTCCGCACATATCGGCAGAGAGGCCGTGAAGTTGTTATTACAACAGATCGACCAGCCTGCCAGCGAAACAGAAAAACGCTTACTGGAATGGACGTTTGTCGAACGGGCATCCAGCTAA
- a CDS encoding Gfo/Idh/MocA family protein, which yields MIRVGIIGSGFIGPAHIEAIRRLGFVEVVALAENSLDLAQQKARQLNIPHAYGSVADLLNHPGIDAIHNCTPNHLHAAINKQIIQAGKHVFSEKPLCMTSEEARELVALAEEKGVVHGVSFVYRQFGMVQQAASMIKRQEIGRVFAVHGGYLQDWMLRETDYNWRVEPEYGGVSRAVADIGSHWCDTVQFISGRKIVEVFADLAIVHPIRKSNRNGTATFSSSDAPPEYDDKPVKTEDYATVLLRFEDGSRGSFTVSQVSAGRKNRLTFEVNGSEQSLAWDQETPQQLWIGHRDKANQVLSDDPGLLNPEAAAAVHFPGGHIEGWPDAFKNMMANFYTYLRDGKQPGVDPFNFATFYDGANIMFIIDAIVQSHQQQTWVKVAN from the coding sequence ATGATTCGCGTTGGCATTATTGGTTCCGGTTTTATTGGCCCAGCACATATTGAAGCGATTCGTCGCCTTGGCTTCGTTGAAGTGGTGGCGCTGGCGGAAAATTCACTCGATCTGGCGCAGCAAAAAGCTCGTCAGCTCAATATTCCCCATGCCTACGGCAGCGTCGCTGATTTGCTCAATCATCCCGGTATTGATGCGATCCATAACTGCACGCCGAACCATCTCCATGCGGCGATCAATAAGCAGATTATTCAGGCAGGCAAGCACGTCTTTTCGGAAAAACCGCTGTGTATGACCAGCGAAGAAGCACGTGAGCTGGTGGCGCTGGCGGAAGAAAAAGGCGTTGTTCACGGCGTCAGCTTTGTCTATCGCCAGTTTGGCATGGTGCAGCAGGCTGCCAGCATGATTAAGCGTCAGGAAATCGGGCGTGTCTTTGCCGTACACGGCGGCTACCTGCAAGACTGGATGCTGCGTGAAACCGACTATAACTGGCGTGTTGAACCGGAGTACGGCGGCGTTTCCCGCGCGGTGGCCGACATCGGTTCGCACTGGTGTGACACGGTACAGTTTATTTCCGGCCGGAAAATTGTCGAAGTCTTCGCCGATTTAGCCATCGTCCATCCGATCCGCAAATCCAATCGGAATGGCACGGCCACATTCTCATCATCTGATGCTCCACCAGAGTACGACGACAAACCGGTCAAAACCGAAGACTACGCGACCGTTTTACTGCGCTTTGAAGACGGTAGCCGTGGATCCTTTACCGTTTCTCAAGTCAGCGCTGGCCGGAAAAATCGCCTGACGTTTGAAGTGAATGGCAGTGAACAGTCGCTGGCGTGGGATCAGGAAACCCCGCAGCAGCTGTGGATCGGTCATCGCGATAAAGCGAATCAGGTGCTGTCGGACGATCCTGGACTGCTGAACCCAGAAGCCGCCGCTGCGGTCCACTTCCCCGGTGGGCATATCGAAGGCTGGCCGGATGCGTTCAAGAACATGATGGCGAACTTTTATACCTATCTGCGCGACGGCAAACAGCCGGGCGTCGATCCTTTCAACTTCGCCACCTTCTACGACGGTGCGAACATCATGTTCATCATTGACGCTATCGTACAAAGCCATCAGCAACAAACGTGGGTGAAGGTCGCCAATTAA
- a CDS encoding sugar phosphate isomerase/epimerase family protein: MKTLKGPGIFLAQYIGDQAPFNTLENLAQWAAGLGFKALQIPCNHPHIFDLATAADSQTYCDDVKGLLAQHGLTISELSTHLEGQLVAVHPAYDDAFDDFAPPAYRRNPQARQAWAIAAIKQAAKASARLGLNAHATFSGALAWPYFYPWPPRKEVLIQEAFKELGRLWMPILDCFDEHGVDVCYELHPGEDLHDGVTFERFLDVVNHHPRANILYDPSHMHLQQMDYLGFIDRYHARIKAFHVKDAEFNTSSTSGVYGGYQSWAERAGRFRSPGDGQIDFGGIFSKLAQYDYDGWAVLEWECCLKDSNCGAKEGAEFINRHIIPVAGRAFDDFAATSDDRPLVRKMLGLKEENAR, encoded by the coding sequence ATGAAGACGTTAAAAGGACCGGGTATTTTTCTCGCCCAGTATATTGGCGATCAGGCTCCCTTTAACACGCTGGAAAATCTGGCGCAATGGGCAGCCGGATTAGGCTTTAAAGCGCTACAAATCCCCTGCAATCACCCGCACATTTTCGATCTGGCCACGGCCGCCGACAGCCAAACTTACTGTGATGATGTGAAAGGTCTGTTAGCGCAGCATGGGCTGACCATCAGCGAACTGTCGACCCATTTGGAAGGCCAGCTTGTTGCCGTCCACCCTGCGTATGACGACGCCTTTGACGATTTCGCGCCACCAGCTTACCGCCGCAATCCACAGGCTCGCCAAGCGTGGGCTATTGCGGCAATCAAGCAGGCAGCAAAGGCCTCTGCACGCTTAGGACTAAACGCCCACGCGACGTTTTCCGGTGCGCTGGCCTGGCCCTATTTTTACCCTTGGCCACCGCGTAAAGAGGTCCTGATTCAGGAAGCCTTTAAAGAACTCGGTCGCCTGTGGATGCCGATCCTCGACTGTTTTGACGAGCACGGCGTGGATGTGTGCTATGAGCTGCATCCGGGAGAAGATTTACACGACGGCGTGACCTTTGAACGCTTCCTTGATGTCGTCAATCATCACCCGCGCGCCAACATTCTTTACGATCCTAGCCATATGCATTTACAGCAGATGGACTACCTCGGCTTTATCGATCGCTACCATGCACGAATCAAAGCGTTCCATGTGAAAGATGCAGAATTTAACACGTCGAGCACAAGCGGCGTCTACGGCGGCTATCAGTCATGGGCTGAACGCGCCGGGCGCTTCCGCTCACCGGGAGATGGTCAGATCGATTTCGGCGGCATCTTCAGCAAGCTGGCCCAATATGACTACGATGGCTGGGCGGTGCTGGAGTGGGAATGCTGTCTGAAAGACAGCAATTGCGGTGCAAAAGAAGGGGCGGAGTTCATCAACCGCCACATTATTCCTGTCGCTGGACGCGCTTTTGACGACTTCGCTGCGACCAGCGACGATCGTCCGTTAGTCAGAAAAATGTTGGGATTAAAAGAGGAGAACGCAAGATGA